The Coccidioides posadasii str. Silveira chromosome 2, complete sequence genomic interval GGTCCGACGTTGTAGTGCTTGAAAGAATGTGTAATCGACTAAGGATCGACAGGGCGTTGTCTCTCTCGCTTGTGACAGAGTCAGAATACTGCGCGTAAGCCCGCGAGCCGGTCAAGGTTCCTCCTACCGCTTGCTTCCTGCCTTGACCCACAGCTCGAGCTCAGCTGCTGGCAGGGGGTCTTTGAGGTAGAGAAGGGCCATGACAAAACATTTTGCTGCGTAGATATCAAATGCTTAGCAAGATGAGAACAACTACACGGAGACAGAACGGATGAGTTACCTAGATGGGGCAGCATCCGGCGAAAGATTGCCAGAGCGGTTGAAGGCTGCTGATACAGCTTGAGGAAGACTGTGCCCGGAAGGCTCTCTAGATACTCTAGAGGACGGGACGAAGAAACAGGCATCTTGGAACTGTGCAATTAAACGCTCCACCGCCGTTCAAAGCTCATCATCTATCGACCATCATGTCGCGGTAACTGAGACTTTGAGAAAGCTCCATCTGAGCATTTGCCAGTCAAGCCCGCCGTCCGCCAGAGGCCTCATCTCGGACTTTTAACAACATTGCTGCTGACTAAGCTTTTCGCTGCTGTGCTCTCTCGCCGATTCCAAGCAACTCATCCGCAAAATCAAAGTATCCTCGATTAACAAAATGACGGCCTTGAGATTTGTTAGATCGGTAAGCTATTGTATCAGATTCCTTGATGTTTTGAACCCGCGTCCACTAACGTCTCCCTGCAGGTATGGGAGTCCTTCCGGGCTACATCAGGCCTGGAGCCGAGGTATTGGGTTTCGCAGCATAAAATGGCTTTTGTACTGTTCAAATGCTGATATTAATGATAATATGCAGATTACTAGACAATGTATGTCTAAAAGCTTGGTTACTGCCGATACGGCAATAACTACATGCTGGGGCTATTGCTCAATTTCGAGCTCCTGGCGGACAGGGGCTCGCTGTCGAGCCGGAGACGAAGAATAACAGCCCTTTTGCAAAGTTGCTCCTAACTTGGACATGTCTCTTCTAGCTTCGAGTCACTGCAGCTCGCCCTGGTGTTGTAAACTTTGAGCTTGATATTAAAAAGGAACATACAGTGAGTGTTCCCCCTTTCCTATTGTCTAGTGATACTTTTCTCAGATGTTTGAGAGATTTGGCGCTGTTTGAACCATCTGTGTCCTGGGGCTGCTTGCAACTTGTTTCTGGTATTACGTAGCTGCTAAAAAGTCATGATAGAATCGGCTTAACATCCTTCATGGCGGCACGATTGCTAGCATGGGTAAGCTTCAGTCAAAGGGCCATTACAGATTTTAAGTTCCCTTACTCTTTGCTGCTAATGCCGTCGCCTTAAACAGTTGATCTCGGAGGGTCTCTTGCTGTGGCTTCTCGGGGCCTCTTTGCCACCGGTGTCTCGACAGATCTCAATGGTAGGCACGCATCAACCCCGGAATATCTGATTTAAACTTTCTAGATACTAAATAGGACATATTACTCCGTAGTGACTTATCTAAGCTCCGGGGGTAAAGTCGGGGATAAAATTTTAGCTGTATGTGAAGTCCTATGAtctcctttttatttttattttttttgatgTTTGCCTTAGCCTCATATGTGCGGTGCTGATCAATATATTTAGGAGGTGACTTGCGACAAATGTACGCAAAAATTTTGTCAATCTGATATTGCATGGAGGGAGCAAATGCTCCTTTAGGTTGATACGCTATACTAACAATCTCTTAGTTGGAAATAATCTTGCATATACCAGCATCAAGTTCATGAATGCCAAAAATGAAGTGGTGGCTAGGGGCAGCCATACAAAGtgagtttttttttttttcttttttttgttgcaCAATTGTATAATTTTCGCTCTGACACCACATTGCAGATATGTTGCCCATGCTTTCAGGGATCCAAGGAACATTGTGGAAGAGCTTAAGCCAGAACCCTGACTGCTGTCTCTTCCAACAATGATGAGACGCCAAATAAGAAACTAAAGAGCGAAGTTAATAAATAGAGTAAATGCCGACTATCCCATTTTGCACATAAAATTTCGCGCTTCATAGAATGTATAGCAAAAAATGTATTTATACAACTGCAAGCGAATGACTGTAAAAACATGTTTTGCTAGATCTTACGGACACAAGAGCTGATCACGATGTGGAACCCATTAAAGTCTTTCCGGAATCCTACCTCGCCAAAATCCAAGGCCGGAGTACCTCCCTATCATCAAAGATTATCATACAAAATAGACAGCTTCCCTCAAATGCATATATTATTCATTCCTTTTCTCCACTAGGATCATTCCAGGAGAGATTCCCGGGCCGCATCATTCTCAAATTCCTCGACTCCGTCTCTCATTAATGCCCCGTCCTCATCCATTGGAGCTGTGTCCATAACAGTCACCTCTTCTCCCATGGCCTTGACCTTCGCTTGCGTCATTTCGTATACGTACTGCCCAAGATGTTCGATACCTTCCATGGCAGTGCCGCTGATATCTGCGTCAAGGGCCCTAGTAGTCGGAAACATTTCCCCGGGAACCAACATGAGTTTATCTGGGCGTTGAAAAAGGATATCAAAAGCCGGTTTCAGTTCAAAGCATGATTCAAATACTTCCCGTCTGCCCAGAATGTACAGCCCTAGGCGTGCACGAGAAAGCGCGACAGTGAGGCGCCGGACGTCCCGAAGGTATCCCACAGCTTTCGTTCGCGTGAGAGAAAGGATTATGTCTATCAATTGAGAATCAGAAATGACGTAACCCGATACAAACCGTCTGAGTAGTTTACTTACAGTCGTTTTGCTCTCCTTGGTACTTATCCACCGTCGTCACTATTCTGGGGAGACCAAAAAGAGACTTCTTGGCACATCTATGATTTAGTACATCCTTAACCAAAGCTTTCTGGCCAGCATACGTGGTGAGGATCGAGATTTTCGAGGCAGCGTAACCTAGCAATCGCATGTATTGAAAGATTGCCACAGCATATTCAGCTTCGCCGAGATTTTGTATAAAGTGTGGGGATGGCTCCCTTTCACCAACTCCTTGAAAATCGGGTACGTTGATAAACTGGTAATCATACTGGAAACCTGCATTGGCAAGTTTGAATTCTGCTCCATTTTCAACGGTTGGAAGGTTCCCTAGCCGCTCGTATCTCCATTTGAATAGCTCAGCGATAGACGGACGGGCCCGGCCCTGTTGATCTAAATTGATAGTCGGTACGCCCAATCTAACCAGTCGGAGGAAGAGACTCTGTTCGAAATTGGCATATTGACGGAAGGCTATGTTTTGAACGATAGGGGAGTTTTGCAAATGATCGCCGCACAAAACCACCCTCTTCAGGGGCAACTCGCCGTTTTTGCTCTTTTGTAGCGCGCAAGGAATGAAGCTTTCAACTTCGGTGACTTGAGCGGCTTCCTCCATAACAACATTATCATAGTGGAATCCAAGATTCGCAATTTCCTGCCGTCTCATAGCGGCATGTGTCGAGGTCATTGCTATGATCCTCGCTTCCTTGACCAAAAGGTAGTTCGCCTTGTCGCGTTGTTGTCGTAGGATTTCAAATGGGCGAATATCTTCTAACTCAGAAAATACTCTATCAAGATGGCG includes:
- a CDS encoding uncharacterized protein (EggNog:ENOG410PNGC~COG:Q~BUSCO:15168at33183); translated protein: MTALRFVRSVWESFRATSGLEPRLLDNLRVTAARPGVVNFELDIKKEHTNRLNILHGGTIASMVDLGGSLAVASRGLFATGVSTDLNVTYLSSGGKVGDKILAEVTCDKFGNNLAYTSIKFMNAKNEVVARGSHTKYVAHAFRDPRNIVEELKPEP